The stretch of DNA CGAGAACTCGGTAGCCAGGGGTATTCAGGACCTACTCCCGAGAGCGGTCCCGCTGGACGTGATCGAGGTCGCCCTCGCACTCATCGTACTCGTCGTCGGCTGGTACCTGTCGAAACTCGTCGTCCGCCTTGCCGGTCGAACGATCGCTCAGCGGATCGAACGACCGAGCGTCACGCGAACGGTGCTTCGTGGCGTCAGAGCGGCCGTACTCCTCTGGGCCGTGACCGTCGCTGCAAGCATCATCGGCGTCGGCAACACGCAGATCCTCCTGTCGGTGACCGTCATCTCGGCCGTGATCGCCATCGTCCTCGCTCCGATCGTCGGCAGCATGATCAACGGCTTCTACGTGCTAGCCGACCGCCCTTACGAGATCGGCGACATGATCGAGGTCGTCGACGCCGGCCACCGCGGCTTCGTCGAGGACATCACGATCCGGTACACGAAGATATTCACCCTCCAGAACACCTTCATCGTCATTCCGAACTCCGAGATCCACACGCGCGACGTCATCAACTACTCCGCGGAAGACGAGCGCACTCGGGTCTCGCTCACGCTCGAGATTACCTACGACAGCGACCTCGAGACGGCGCGCCAGGCTGCCGAACGGGCCGCCCGGTCCGTCGACGACGTCATCTCTGGAGGGCCCGATATTCGGATCGGCAGCGCTCGGTACGCCGCCGCACCCAACTGTACGATCAGTGCATACGGTGATCACGGGATCGTCCTCGAGTTGTTCTTCTGGATGAAACACCCCTACAAACAGGCCATCGTCCGGTCGGCGGTCCAGACGGCGATCGGCGACCGATTCGCGGAGCTCGACGTCGAGTTCGCCTACCCACGTCGCCACCACGTCTTCGACGAGACCAGCGGCGTCGCCAGGCTGGCC from Natrinema sp. HArc-T2 encodes:
- a CDS encoding mechanosensitive ion channel family protein translates to MRGVLQANESAAENSVARGIQDLLPRAVPLDVIEVALALIVLVVGWYLSKLVVRLAGRTIAQRIERPSVTRTVLRGVRAAVLLWAVTVAASIIGVGNTQILLSVTVISAVIAIVLAPIVGSMINGFYVLADRPYEIGDMIEVVDAGHRGFVEDITIRYTKIFTLQNTFIVIPNSEIHTRDVINYSAEDERTRVSLTLEITYDSDLETARQAAERAARSVDDVISGGPDIRIGSARYAAAPNCTISAYGDHGIVLELFFWMKHPYKQAIVRSAVQTAIGDRFAELDVEFAYPRRHHVFDETSGVARLAVDESGFERPTTDSPVEPSESPADPADR